One Alligator mississippiensis isolate rAllMis1 chromosome 1, rAllMis1, whole genome shotgun sequence genomic window carries:
- the GREM2 gene encoding gremlin-2: MIWKLIFSIFLVAAFIRVTETRKNRPAGAIPSPYKDSSTNNSERRQHLNKEVLASSQEALVVTERKYLKSDWCKTQPLRQTVSEEGCISRTIINRFCYGQCNSFYIPRHVKKEEESFQSCAFCKPQKVTSFTVELECPDMDPPFRLKKIQKVKQCRCMSVNLNSSKQ, translated from the coding sequence ATGATCTGGAAACTcatcttttccatttttctggTGGCAGCCTTCATTAGAGTAACAGAGACCAGGAAAAACCGTCCTGCAGGAGCTATTCCCTCTCCATATAAAGACAGCAGCACCAACAACTCTGAAAGGCGGCAACACCTAAACAAAGAAGTACTGGCCTCTAGCCAGGAAGCCCTTGTTGTTACTGAGAGGAAGTATCTTAAAAGTGATTGGTGCAAAACACAACCCTTGCGGCAGACTGTCAGTGAGGAGGGCTGTATAAGCCGTACCATCATCAACCGCTTCTGCTATGGCCAGTGCAACTCATTCTATATCCCACGGCATGTGAAAAAGGAGGAAGAATCTTTTCAATCCTGTGCTTTCTGCAAGCCTCAGAAGGTTACCTCCTTCACGGTGGAGCTGGAGTGTCCCGACATGGATCCACCTTTTCGACTCAAGAAAATTCAGAAAGTTAAGCAGTGCCGGTGTATGTCAGTGAACCTCAACTCAAGCAAACAATGA